One window from the genome of Streptococcus parasanguinis encodes:
- a CDS encoding sugar transferase — MKIHFTNLFGQSSQSVALMAQNDIMNVVRELGVNELGIYFYDHSNEPASELNSRMDGILAGVAFGDIVFVQSPSWNGIEWDRRLVDKLKLLQTKLVMFIHDVPPLMFESNYYLMPNYIDMYNQSDLVVVPSEQMYHRLVSEGLTVKKYVVQKLWDLTHSLDLYTPQFEKKLIFSGNPSRFPHIIDWKYDTPLHVYTEPVEGVDYSKVHIEGWRTKQELLLELSKGGFGLVWGNSENPEDERDYYKENISYKLSTYLSAGLPVVVPDYLSNADYIRDKGLGFVASSLEEANRLVQDCTEEEYAQMVRKAHYTSYLIRNGYFTKKLFVDTIMALDE; from the coding sequence ATGAAAATCCATTTTACAAATTTATTCGGGCAGTCTTCTCAGAGCGTGGCCCTGATGGCCCAAAACGATATCATGAATGTCGTTCGCGAGCTTGGGGTCAATGAATTAGGGATCTACTTTTATGATCATAGCAATGAACCAGCTAGTGAATTGAACTCGCGAATGGATGGGATTTTAGCAGGCGTTGCTTTTGGGGATATCGTTTTCGTTCAATCGCCTTCTTGGAATGGGATTGAGTGGGACCGCCGTTTGGTTGATAAGTTAAAACTCCTTCAAACCAAGTTGGTCATGTTTATCCACGATGTCCCACCGCTTATGTTTGAGAGTAATTATTACCTGATGCCCAACTATATCGACATGTACAATCAGAGTGATCTGGTCGTTGTTCCATCAGAGCAAATGTACCATCGTCTAGTATCAGAAGGGCTTACAGTTAAAAAATATGTGGTACAAAAGTTGTGGGATTTGACCCACAGTTTGGATCTCTATACCCCGCAATTTGAGAAAAAACTGATCTTCTCAGGAAATCCTTCGCGTTTCCCTCATATCATCGATTGGAAATATGATACACCCCTTCATGTCTATACTGAACCAGTTGAAGGAGTTGATTATTCCAAGGTCCATATTGAAGGCTGGCGAACCAAGCAAGAATTGCTTTTGGAGCTTTCTAAGGGTGGTTTTGGGCTGGTCTGGGGAAATTCAGAGAACCCCGAGGATGAGCGAGATTACTACAAAGAAAATATTTCCTACAAACTATCGACTTATCTATCTGCTGGTCTTCCAGTAGTAGTGCCAGACTATTTGTCAAATGCAGACTATATTCGAGACAAAGGGCTCGGCTTTGTAGCCTCCAGTCTTGAAGAAGCCAATCGTTTGGTCCAAGACTGTACAGAAGAAGAGTATGCTCAAATGGTCCGAAAAGCTCACTATACTTCTTATTTGATCCGCAATGGCTATTTTACAAAAAAATTATTCGTCGATACCATCATGGCCTTGGATGAATAA
- a CDS encoding accessory Sec-dependent serine-rich glycoprotein adhesin: MQFKRSKGNFRETDRVVRFKLIKSGKNWLRASTAALGLFRVVRGQVEETIIANVQQDQIESQKNGQAFLKGLITVGTVFGGAVIATTAKAEDATSLAPTVSETKEETLAEADSVVLAKTSSQPSESSSVSESTSFSTSESASASISESTSLSLSEVGSTALSTALSESAQALESEAGIEKPTSLEEATVLEQNTSEAELLQEIAGNYASKMTDTDRRAVVEAVINKVQSEVAASNNLIHTNASAQAYADQRDRLEKAVDEMMTTLTAAGFVGNTNIDGQPAISAQLAPLAEETYLADDVLDMTPNPEDPNGASVEDPTLDTPGYAKDPHLDKDLLRFSPEELKNFLGEPYTNRYTFGIWDFVNKQGESLGYYATMSIDISEIDPEKHKAMDVYFRIVRKSDGAEIFSQTVSPKGYGQDIQLPKEVLIGQAPFGNKVFNSEPSTGNGTFGMLTNFIPEQAFLFRSIYDVMTPENQGQLIRTYPSIKIPSMMGQQSTFYREVDPNGRWFNGQYEPTGKERSLLEYRIYGLEGQHYTASNPREFPGYVQVPAHTVFPNRKSGVFDNSKNGKSRIELLGDAREYFIKSEVVTLNQNGDYSLRYYVLDPSKIHDVSSGDVGNAKVTDVYTLVYEKEFKQDSTDNLSDLGGTRKVESKNKDYFLNVTPKRIDYQHFELDITGWFSSKETVTYTDEKTGIEYTVPKPFTELPKSAYLDKNTTMVVGEDATPQGADGFSNFKQTIKKIVDSYPLTSVNYYYRKMTPSESTSQSQNFSISTSESLVSESISSSQSVSVSESVSLSQASSSASQSDSQVSTSISLSQSVSTSESNSLVQESISTSQSEALVQESVSASQSDSLVQSSVSASQSESLIQASVSASQSDSLVKESVSASQSDSLVQASVSASQSDSLVQSSVSASQSESLIQASVSASQSESLVQDSVSASQSDSLIQESVSASQSDSLVQASVSSSQSESLVQESISASQSESLIKESVSASQSDSQSKAASASKSESEKASKSVSLSQSVSLSNLASRSISVSQSQSTSAVGSEEVVSQLISLSQSISMSKKLSESVSASQSESLIQASVSASQSESLVQESVSASQLDSLVQESVSASQSESLVQKSVSASQSESLVQASVSGSESESLVQESISTSQSESLVQASVSSSQSESLVQESLSASQSESLVQTSVSASQSDSLVKESVSASQSDSLVQASVSSSQSESLVQASVSASQSDSLVQASVSSSQSDSLLKESVLASQSDSLVQVSVSASQSESLVQASVSASQSDSLVQASVSASQSESLLQESVSASQSDSLVQESVSSSQSESLVQESISASQSESLIKESVSASQSDSQSKAASASKSESEKASKSVSLSQSVSLSNLVSRSISVSQSQSTSAVGSEEVVSQLISLSQSISMSEKLSESVSMSQSESLVQASVSASQSDSLVQASISASQSESQVQASVSASQSESLIQESILANQSESLVQASISSSQSDSLVQASASTSESASTSHVVAASQVSESGSFSRSVSESLSASQWASHSESLASASLSKSDSYSQSTFSASESTSTSMPVSEFPLTSVSESMSASSTESQSLSHEASEWISVSYASSFSAMTSPSESVVSSSRTSHSESPSDASSLSATHSSGPALPETGAHPSSNILATVVSILLSGLALLGIRKKDGK, encoded by the coding sequence ATGCAATTTAAGCGTTCAAAAGGAAACTTTCGTGAAACAGATCGTGTCGTACGCTTCAAATTAATTAAATCAGGAAAAAATTGGCTTCGGGCATCAACGGCTGCTCTAGGCCTCTTTCGCGTGGTGCGTGGGCAAGTGGAGGAGACCATCATTGCCAATGTACAGCAAGATCAAATAGAAAGTCAAAAGAACGGCCAAGCCTTCTTAAAAGGTTTGATTACGGTAGGGACTGTTTTTGGTGGTGCTGTGATTGCTACGACTGCTAAGGCGGAGGATGCAACATCACTTGCACCAACGGTTTCTGAGACAAAAGAGGAAACCTTGGCAGAAGCAGATAGTGTGGTCTTAGCGAAAACCTCAAGCCAGCCTTCAGAATCCAGCTCTGTTTCAGAATCAACTAGTTTTTCTACATCTGAGAGTGCGTCTGCTTCGATCAGTGAATCCACGTCTTTGTCCTTGAGCGAAGTTGGATCAACTGCATTATCAACGGCACTTAGCGAGTCTGCTCAAGCTCTAGAGTCAGAAGCAGGTATTGAGAAGCCGACTAGTTTAGAAGAAGCTACTGTTTTAGAACAAAATACCTCTGAAGCTGAATTGCTCCAAGAAATTGCAGGGAATTACGCATCTAAAATGACGGACACCGATCGCCGAGCAGTGGTCGAAGCGGTCATTAACAAAGTGCAGTCCGAAGTGGCTGCAAGCAATAACTTGATCCATACCAATGCCAGCGCTCAAGCTTATGCTGACCAGCGCGATCGTTTGGAGAAAGCTGTCGATGAGATGATGACGACCTTGACAGCTGCAGGTTTTGTGGGAAATACGAATATAGATGGGCAACCTGCGATCTCTGCTCAGTTGGCTCCTCTAGCTGAGGAAACATACTTGGCTGATGATGTATTGGATATGACCCCGAACCCAGAAGATCCCAATGGTGCGAGTGTAGAAGATCCTACACTTGACACACCAGGATATGCTAAGGATCCTCATCTAGATAAAGATCTCTTAAGATTTTCGCCTGAAGAGTTGAAAAATTTTTTAGGTGAACCCTACACCAATCGTTATACATTTGGTATTTGGGACTTTGTGAATAAACAAGGAGAGTCACTTGGTTACTATGCGACTATGTCGATTGATATCAGTGAGATAGATCCGGAAAAGCATAAGGCAATGGATGTTTATTTCCGCATTGTCCGAAAATCAGATGGGGCTGAAATTTTTTCACAAACTGTATCTCCAAAAGGATATGGCCAAGATATTCAATTACCAAAAGAAGTACTGATTGGTCAGGCTCCCTTTGGGAACAAGGTTTTTAATTCGGAACCTTCTACAGGTAATGGGACCTTTGGAATGCTGACGAATTTTATTCCGGAACAGGCTTTCTTATTCCGGAGTATTTATGATGTCATGACGCCTGAGAATCAAGGGCAATTGATTAGGACGTATCCTAGTATCAAAATTCCATCTATGATGGGACAACAATCGACCTTCTATAGAGAAGTGGACCCGAATGGTAGATGGTTTAATGGGCAATATGAACCAACGGGGAAAGAAAGATCCTTACTAGAGTATAGAATCTACGGATTGGAAGGCCAGCATTATACAGCTTCCAATCCACGCGAATTTCCTGGTTATGTACAGGTCCCAGCGCACACCGTGTTCCCGAATCGTAAAAGTGGGGTGTTCGATAATAGTAAGAATGGGAAATCAAGAATTGAACTATTAGGGGATGCGCGTGAGTATTTCATTAAAAGTGAAGTTGTCACCCTTAATCAAAATGGTGATTATTCTCTTCGCTACTATGTTTTAGATCCTTCTAAAATCCATGATGTTAGTAGTGGTGATGTAGGAAATGCTAAGGTAACCGATGTATATACACTTGTTTATGAAAAAGAATTTAAACAAGATAGTACGGATAACCTTTCAGATTTAGGTGGAACTCGTAAAGTTGAAAGTAAAAACAAGGATTATTTCCTGAATGTTACACCAAAACGAATAGATTACCAACATTTTGAGTTGGATATTACAGGTTGGTTCTCTAGTAAGGAGACAGTTACATACACTGATGAGAAAACAGGAATAGAATATACTGTTCCAAAACCATTCACGGAACTTCCAAAATCGGCCTACCTCGATAAAAATACGACCATGGTCGTTGGAGAAGATGCAACACCTCAAGGAGCAGATGGTTTTTCCAACTTCAAACAAACGATCAAAAAAATAGTAGATTCATACCCCTTAACGAGTGTGAATTATTACTATCGGAAGATGACACCGTCAGAATCTACTTCACAATCTCAAAACTTCTCGATTTCAACTTCAGAGTCACTAGTTTCAGAATCCATTTCATCTTCTCAATCTGTTTCGGTCAGTGAGTCCGTTTCCTTGTCACAAGCATCTAGCTCCGCCAGTCAATCAGATTCACAGGTTTCAACCTCGATTTCCTTGTCACAATCTGTATCGACAAGCGAATCCAACTCGTTGGTTCAGGAATCGATCTCCACTAGTCAGTCGGAGGCTCTAGTCCAAGAGTCGGTTTCAGCAAGTCAATCGGATTCGTTAGTTCAATCGTCGGTTTCAGCAAGCCAGTCTGAGTCGTTGATTCAAGCATCAGTTTCTGCCAGTCAGTCCGATTCGCTTGTTAAAGAATCTGTATCCGCCAGTCAGTCAGACTCCTTGGTTCAAGCCTCAGTTTCTGCTAGTCAATCAGACTCGTTGGTTCAATCGTCGGTTTCAGCAAGCCAGTCAGAGTCCTTGATTCAAGCATCAGTTTCCGCCAGTCAGTCAGAGTCGCTGGTCCAAGATTCAGTTTCCGCCAGCCAATCAGATTCATTGATTCAGGAATCCGTTTCTGCCAGCCAGTCTGATTCCTTGGTTCAAGCATCAGTTTCTTCAAGCCAATCGGAGTCGCTGGTTCAAGAGTCGATTTCAGCGAGTCAATCAGAGTCATTGATTAAAGAATCTGTATCAGCGAGTCAATCCGACTCACAATCAAAAGCAGCATCAGCATCTAAGAGTGAGTCTGAAAAAGCCTCGAAATCTGTTTCGTTGAGTCAGTCGGTATCCTTATCTAATTTAGCATCTAGATCAATTTCTGTGTCTCAATCGCAGTCAACATCGGCGGTTGGATCGGAGGAAGTGGTTTCTCAACTGATTTCCTTGTCACAATCTATTTCGATGAGCAAAAAGCTGTCAGAATCCGTTTCAGCCAGCCAGTCTGAGTCGTTGATTCAAGCATCAGTTTCTGCCAGTCAGTCAGAGTCACTGGTTCAAGAATCAGTTTCTGCAAGTCAGTTAGACTCGTTGGTTCAAGAGTCAGTTTCTGCGAGCCAATCCGAGTCGTTGGTACAAAAATCAGTTTCCGCGAGTCAGTCAGAGTCGTTGGTTCAAGCGTCCGTTTCTGGAAGTGAATCAGAATCGCTAGTCCAAGAATCGATCTCCACAAGCCAATCAGAATCCTTAGTTCAAGCGTCGGTTTCATCCAGCCAATCGGAATCGCTGGTCCAAGAGTCGCTTTCAGCCAGTCAGTCAGAGTCGTTGGTTCAGACATCTGTATCGGCCAGCCAGTCCGATTCGCTGGTTAAAGAATCAGTTTCAGCTAGTCAATCAGACTCGTTGGTTCAGGCATCTGTATCGTCTAGCCAATCAGAATCTTTGGTACAAGCGTCCGTTTCTGCTAGTCAATCAGACTCGCTGGTTCAGGCATCTGTATCGTCTAGCCAATCCGATTCGTTGCTCAAAGAATCCGTATTAGCTAGTCAATCTGATTCCTTGGTTCAAGTCTCGGTTTCAGCCAGCCAGTCTGAGTCGTTGGTTCAGGCATCTGTATCGGCAAGTCAATCCGACTCGTTGGTTCAAGCCTCAGTTTCTGCCAGTCAGTCAGAGTCGTTGCTTCAGGAATCCGTTTCTGCCAGCCAGTCTGATTCCTTGGTTCAAGAATCAGTTTCTTCAAGCCAATCGGAGTCGCTGGTTCAAGAGTCGATTTCAGCTAGTCAATCAGAGTCATTGATTAAAGAATCTGTATCAGCGAGTCAATCCGACTCACAATCAAAAGCAGCATCAGCATCTAAGAGTGAGTCTGAAAAAGCCTCGAAATCTGTTTCGTTGAGTCAGTCGGTATCCTTATCTAATTTAGTATCTAGATCAATTTCTGTGTCTCAATCGCAGTCAACATCGGCGGTTGGATCGGAGGAAGTGGTTTCTCAACTGATTTCCTTGTCGCAATCTATTTCGATGAGCGAAAAGCTGTCTGAATCTGTTTCAATGAGTCAATCCGAATCCTTGGTTCAAGCATCCGTTTCTGCAAGTCAATCAGACTCACTGGTACAAGCGTCGATTTCAGCGAGCCAGTCAGAGTCACAAGTTCAAGCTTCAGTTTCGGCAAGCCAGTCTGAATCGTTGATTCAAGAATCGATTTTGGCGAATCAATCCGAATCCTTGGTTCAAGCTTCGATTTCTTCAAGTCAATCAGATTCGTTAGTTCAAGCTTCTGCCTCAACAAGCGAATCAGCTTCAACTTCTCATGTCGTAGCTGCATCGCAGGTTTCAGAGTCTGGATCGTTCTCGCGATCAGTTTCAGAGAGTCTATCTGCTTCACAATGGGCATCTCATTCAGAATCTCTAGCGTCAGCCTCGCTATCGAAGTCTGACTCCTATAGCCAATCAACTTTTTCTGCAAGTGAATCTACTTCAACGTCCATGCCAGTGTCTGAGTTTCCTTTGACGAGTGTCTCAGAATCTATGAGCGCATCATCGACAGAGAGTCAATCCCTATCGCATGAAGCTTCTGAATGGATCAGTGTGTCTTATGCGTCAAGTTTCTCTGCTATGACCAGTCCTTCGGAGTCTGTCGTGTCTTCATCAAGAACCTCTCACTCAGAATCTCCATCAGATGCAAGCTCGCTAAGTGCGACGCATTCTTCAGGACCTGCTCTTCCAGAGACAGGAGCCCATCCTTCAAGTAATATCCTTGCTACGGTAGTTTCCATTCTTCTGTCTGGATTAGCCCTTTTAGGAATCCGGAAAAAAGATGGCAAATAG
- the secY2 gene encoding accessory Sec system protein translocase subunit SecY2: protein MLKRSEVGKRFCWTIFFVFIYVLGSKISLPFVDLSKALRLNEGTTTGLQLSSAVMGGNLRGMSIFSIGLSPWMSSMILWRMFTVSKRFNLEKTSSEIVERRKMYVTLALAIVQSLAVAMYLPLKTGLNSGLVIAVNTMIMVAGAFFLVWLSDLNAALGLGSSVVIMMAGMVMYLPEDVMQTLSSVNNIPEIAYVLGVIFILIFVYVAVLVEYSKYQIPVNKLGIHNNLKSYTFLDIKLNPAGGMPFMYAMTLVSIPQYAMLLILSMDSNAKWAARLAKHLVMGDPIWILLYILMIALLSFAFAFVNVNGEEIADKMMKASEYIDHVYPGADTRRYINKIVLRLTVFGTLYLILFTALPFSLLLWDKDLLRLTMIPGTFLMFVGMIYNIREEIRALRVNQRYTRIF from the coding sequence ATGTTAAAACGATCTGAAGTAGGAAAGAGATTTTGTTGGACGATATTTTTCGTCTTTATTTATGTTTTGGGAAGTAAAATTTCCTTGCCTTTTGTTGACTTATCAAAGGCCTTGAGACTCAATGAGGGAACGACAACCGGTTTACAGCTCTCAAGTGCTGTGATGGGGGGGAACCTCCGTGGAATGTCGATCTTTTCGATCGGTCTATCCCCGTGGATGTCTTCCATGATTTTGTGGCGGATGTTTACCGTTTCAAAACGCTTTAACCTCGAAAAAACCAGTTCGGAAATTGTGGAGCGGCGAAAGATGTACGTGACCTTGGCACTCGCCATTGTCCAGTCCTTGGCAGTGGCCATGTATCTCCCCTTGAAGACAGGGTTGAACTCCGGACTTGTCATTGCGGTCAATACCATGATTATGGTAGCCGGAGCCTTCTTTCTAGTTTGGCTCTCAGATCTAAATGCCGCTTTGGGGCTTGGAAGTTCTGTTGTGATCATGATGGCTGGGATGGTTATGTACCTGCCAGAAGATGTGATGCAGACCCTTTCAAGTGTCAATAATATCCCAGAGATCGCTTATGTTCTGGGCGTGATTTTTATCTTGATTTTTGTCTATGTGGCAGTCTTGGTGGAATATTCCAAGTACCAGATTCCTGTCAATAAATTAGGGATCCACAACAACTTGAAAAGTTATACTTTTTTGGATATCAAGCTCAACCCAGCAGGAGGGATGCCCTTTATGTACGCCATGACCTTGGTGTCCATTCCTCAGTATGCCATGCTCTTGATCTTGTCTATGGATTCCAATGCTAAGTGGGCTGCTCGTTTAGCCAAACACTTGGTGATGGGAGATCCGATTTGGATCCTTCTTTACATTCTGATGATCGCCCTTCTCTCTTTTGCTTTTGCCTTTGTCAATGTGAATGGAGAAGAAATTGCAGATAAGATGATGAAGGCTTCCGAGTATATCGATCATGTCTATCCTGGAGCAGATACACGTCGCTATATCAATAAAATTGTGCTACGCTTGACGGTTTTTGGGACCTTGTATCTGATCCTCTTCACGGCGCTTCCTTTTTCTCTCTTGTTATGGGATAAAGATCTTTTGCGCTTGACCATGATTCCAGGAACCTTCCTCATGTTTGTTGGGATGATTTACAATATCCGAGAAGAAATTCGTGCCCTTCGTGTGAATCAACGTTATACAAGAATATTCTAG